In Ailuropoda melanoleuca isolate Jingjing chromosome 4, ASM200744v2, whole genome shotgun sequence, the following proteins share a genomic window:
- the SF3B6 gene encoding splicing factor 3B subunit 6, with product MAMQAAKRANIRLPPEVNRILYIRNLPYKITAEEMYDIFGKYGPIRQIRVGNTPETRGTAYVVYEDIFDAKNACDHLSGFNVCNRYLVVLYYNANRAFQKMDTKKKEEQLKLLKEKYGINTDPPK from the exons ATGGCGATGCAAGCGGCCAAGAGGGCGAAC attCGCCTTCCACCTGAAGTAAATCGgattttatatataagaaatttGCCATACAAAATCACAGCTGAAGAAATGTATGATATATTTGGGAAATACGGACCTATTCGTCAAATCCGAGT GGGGAACACACCCGAAACTAGAGGAACAGCTTATGTGGTCTATGAAGACATCTTTGACGCCAAGAATGCATGTGATCACCTTTCTGGATTCAATGTTTGTAACAGATACCTGGTGGTTTTGTACTATAATGCTAACAGG GCATTTCAGAAGATGGAcacaaaaaagaaggaggagCAGTTGAAGCTTCTCAAGGAGAAATATGGCATCAACACAGATCcaccaaaataa
- the FKBP1B gene encoding peptidyl-prolyl cis-trans isomerase FKBP1B isoform X1, which translates to MGVEIETISPGDGRTFPKKGQTCVVHYTGMLQNGKKFDSSRDRNKPFKFRIGKQEVIKGFEEGAAQMSLGQRAKLTCTPDVAYGATGHPGVIPPNATLIFDVELLNLE; encoded by the exons ATGGGCGTGGAGATCGAGACCATCTCCCCGGGAGACG GAAGGACATTCCCCAAGAAGGGACAGACGTGTGTGGTGCACTACACAG GAATGCTCCAAAATGGGAAGAAATTCGATTCatccagagacagaaacaaaCCTTTCAAGTTCAGAATTGGCAAACAGGAAGTCATCAAGGGTTTTGAAGAGGGTGCGGCCCAG ATGAGCTTGGGGCAGAGGGCGAAGCTGACCTGCACCCCCGATGTGGCGTATGGAGCCACGGGCCACCCTGGTGTCATCCCTCCCAATGCCACCCTCATCTTTGACGTGGAGCTGCTCAACTTAGAGTGA
- the FKBP1B gene encoding peptidyl-prolyl cis-trans isomerase FKBP1B isoform X3 → MGVEIETISPGDGRTFPKKGQTCVVHYTGMLQNGKKFDSSRDRNKPFKFRIGKQEVIKGFEEGAAQLGPLSPLPICPHPC, encoded by the exons ATGGGCGTGGAGATCGAGACCATCTCCCCGGGAGACG GAAGGACATTCCCCAAGAAGGGACAGACGTGTGTGGTGCACTACACAG GAATGCTCCAAAATGGGAAGAAATTCGATTCatccagagacagaaacaaaCCTTTCAAGTTCAGAATTGGCAAACAGGAAGTCATCAAGGGTTTTGAAGAGGGTGCGGCCCAG ctgggtcctctttctcctctccccatctGCCCCCATCCCTGCTAG
- the FKBP1B gene encoding peptidyl-prolyl cis-trans isomerase FKBP1B isoform X2 has translation MGVEIETISPGDGRTFPKKGQTCVVHYTGMLQNGKKFDSSRDRNKPFKFRIGKQEVIKGFEEGAAQCQVSLMTAVMSPGSCSSPLVSEAI, from the exons ATGGGCGTGGAGATCGAGACCATCTCCCCGGGAGACG GAAGGACATTCCCCAAGAAGGGACAGACGTGTGTGGTGCACTACACAG GAATGCTCCAAAATGGGAAGAAATTCGATTCatccagagacagaaacaaaCCTTTCAAGTTCAGAATTGGCAAACAGGAAGTCATCAAGGGTTTTGAAGAGGGTGCGGCCCAG TGCCAGGTGTCCTTGATGACTGCTGTGATGAGCCCTGGTTCATGCTCTTCTCCCTTGGTCTCTGAAGCCATATGA